A section of the Mangifera indica cultivar Alphonso chromosome 12, CATAS_Mindica_2.1, whole genome shotgun sequence genome encodes:
- the LOC123230273 gene encoding WAT1-related protein At1g25270-like gives MGQIYDFIHGLKPAMMMVVVQAAFAGVNVLYKLAANQGISLSVIVAYRLIFAAAFMIPLAFFVEMKSRPKLNWKILFQAFLCGLFGGSLSQNLYLESMALTSATFVSAMFNLIPAITFLLAVSFRLERLRIQTKAGTAKVLGTLLGIGGAMLLTFYKGKEINIFSTNVNILHHDGNSHLTSLHAEPHKRLIGFLLAIAGCLSYALWLIIQTKMSEEYPCQYSSTALMCVMGAIQAIVFALCREKDWSQWNLGWDIKLLTVTYSGMVASGLMVTLLSWCVRMRGPLYTSIFNPLMLVFVAFIGSLILDEKLHLGSILGATLIVCGLYSVLWGKGKEMKKATQLVPFKDFGESESVEVEVVISSNNDQTCDNTNHNIISNMGDEDISSKENEGKEENVIVKIK, from the exons ATGGGTCAGATTTATGATTTCATTCATGGTTTAAAGCCAGCAATGATGATGGTGGTTGTTCAGGCGGCCTTTGCCGGTGTAAATGTGCTCTACAAATTGGCAGCCAATCAAGGAATTAGTTTGAGTGTAATTGTTGCTTATCGATTAATTTTCGCTGCGGCTTTCATGATCCCTCTTGCTTTCTTTGTTGAAAT gaAAAGCAGACCGAAATTGAATTGGAAGATACTATTTCAAGCATTTCTATGTGGGCTATTCGG GGGATCATTATCTCAAAATTTATACTTGGAGAGCATGGCCCTAACATCTGCAACTTTTGTTTCAGCTATGTTTAATCTCATTCCAGCAATCACCTTCCTTTTGGCCGTTTcttttag ATTAGAGAGACTGAGAATACAAACAAAGGCCGGGACGGCAAAAGTGTTGGGAACATTGTTAGGAATAGGTGGAGCAATGCTCCTCACATTTTACAAAGGAAAAgagattaatattttctcaacaAATGTGAACATTCTACATCATGATGGTAATTCACATCTCACATCTCTGCACGCAGAACCTCATAAGCGTCTCATTGGCTTCCTGTTGGCAATTGCCGGTTGTCTTTCCTATGCCTTGTGGTTGATTATTCAG ACTAAGATGAGTGAAGAATACCCATGTCAATATTCAAGCACGGCATTAATGTGTGTGATGGGAGCAATCCAAGCTATTGTTTTTGCCCTATGCAGAGAAAAAGATTGGAGCCAGTGGAACTTGGGTTGGGATATTAAGTTGCTGACCGTAACATACTCA GGAATGGTGGCTTCTGGTTTAATGGTGACTCTGCTATCGTGGTGTGTGCGAATGAGGGGGCCTCTATATACGTCTATTTTTAATCCTCTAATGCTTGTGTTCGTAGCTTTTATTGGTTCTTTAATACTCGATGAGAAGCTACACTTGGGCAg CATACTTGGTGCGACGTTGATTGTGTGTGGACTTTACTCGGTGTTATGGGGTAAAGGAAAGGAGATGAAGAAAGCAACTCAATTAGTACCATTTAAAGACTTTGGAGAATCTGAATCAGTTGAGGTTGAGGTTGTTATAAGCTCAAACAATGACCAAACTTGTGATAATACTAACCACAACATCATTAGTAATATGGGTGATGAAGATATCTCATCTAaggaaaatgaaggaaaagaagaaaatgtcatAGTTAAGATAAAgtaa